The sequence TGCATGTGACCGGCAACATGAAGACGACCGGCGACATCAACGTCGAGGGCACGGTCGAGGGCGACATCCGCGCGCATCTGCTGACCATCGGCGAGACGGCGACGATCAAGGGGGAAGTGGTGGCCGACGACGTGGTGATCAACGGGCGCATCGTGGGCCGCGTGCGTGGCCTGAAAGTCCGCCTGACCTCCACCGCGCGGGTCGAGGGCGACATCATCCACAAGACCATCGCGATCGAGTCCGGCGCGCATTTCGAAGGCTCCGTCCAGCGTCAGGACGACCCGCTGAACCCCGGCGCCAAGAACGCACCGACCCAGAAGCCGAACCCCGCCTCCTGAGGCATCGGCAGTCGGATTTCAAAGGGCGTCGCAGATTTTGCGGCGCCTTTTTGCTTTGGGGGGTGATGTGATCACGGCGGTGGACGACAAATCCGCGGATCGCCACAACGCGCGATCGCCCCGGCAGAAGCCTGCCAAGTCCCTTTCCCAAACCTCAGGTGCGACGGGCGGCGGCAACGAAGTGCGATATCCGCTCTGCGGGACTTTTTTGACCGTCGCTCATTCGCAAGTGATGATCGATAGCAGCCCGATTAAGACTTTGCGAAACGCCAGTTAAAGCACCGCTGCAGGCGGTCAATTCCCAGAATTGAGCGACTATTGGCAGAAATCGCCGTGACACTGTTCGTGTAGCCAAGCTACTGTGGAGTTCTCATGAGCGGGGATGGAAGGGCTATCACGATGTTGCGTGGGGTTATGTTGCCTCCAATAGGCACGAAGCGAGAGGATGATGGAAGAACGAGCTTCTTCATTAGTGGTGACGGAGCATTCCTGAGTACCGTTCCTGCTGCTGTTTTATATTGGGATAGGCTTTATGCCCCCATCGCCATTAGAGGGATGGCTCCTCATTATGATGCAGCCGTCGAAAGCCTCGTGGCGCTCGGCATTGCAGAAAGCTTCGATTTGAAATCTGAAAATGAGTTTTCATTAGGTGATATACCATCGATGATTTCTAAGTACGCGGCTTCGCTTGACGAACTTGACTCAAGAGATTCCCAAGTTTGGTCGGTAAT is a genomic window of Sulfitobacter alexandrii containing:
- a CDS encoding bactofilin family protein, whose product is MFSKSKINDPAPNKDAEGQRQTTPQTPAQSTSSQPKPSEFKASAPKAKPPASVLSADLHVTGNMKTTGDINVEGTVEGDIRAHLLTIGETATIKGEVVADDVVINGRIVGRVRGLKVRLTSTARVEGDIIHKTIAIESGAHFEGSVQRQDDPLNPGAKNAPTQKPNPAS